CCGTGCTATTCGTCTGCGTCGTCAGAAAGATGCTTCAGCAATCTTCAACGGTATCATTCACAAAAATGAGCAGTATGAAGCCACATTGTGTAACCCGCCATTCCATGATTCTGCGGCCTCAGCCCGCGCAGGAAGCGAGCGTAAACGTCGTAATCTGGGGCAAGATAAAGATGATGCGCTGAACTTTGGCGGACAACAGCAGGAGCTGTGGTGTGAAGGCGGCGAAGTAGCGTTCATCAAAAAAATGATCGTCGAAAGCCAGGCTTTTGGCCGTCAGGTTATGTGGTTTACCACGCTGGTTTCTCGCGGCGAGAACTTGCCTCCGCTGTACCACGCATTAACGGATGCGGGCGCGGTGAAAGTGGTCAAGAAAGAGATGGCCCAGGGGCAAAAGCAGAGTCGCTTTATTGCCTGGACCTTTATGGATAACGATCAGCGTCGTCGTTTTATGGCGCGTAAACGCTAAAGTGTTGGCTCGGTTGGCGGCAGCGGTTCGCTTGCCGCAGATGTTGGGCCATTCCCTGGTGCAGGCAACACTTGATAGGTCTGTACCGGGGCGCGTATGTTGGCCAGATCGAAGTATTTCTTCACCTGGCTGTCGAGCGCAAAACGTACCGTCCACTGCTTCAGCGGCAAGGTGGTAAACGAGACCCGTAGTGTGAATGCTGTATTGGTTAATCCTACAATCCCGGCAAACGACGGCTCGCCAATAATCAGCCCGCGAATATCATCTTTTTCCATCACCGCAGCAACCGCATCTTTCAACGCTTGATTCGCTTTATCCGCATCCTCATGGCGGTCTACGTCGTAATTGGCGACGACTGAGCCAATGCCACGCACAAAGTTGGCGAAGGTCGTTATCGATGACCAGGGAATAATATGGTATGCCCCGGTGTCCTGA
This window of the Citrobacter freundii ATCC 8090 = MTCC 1658 = NBRC 12681 genome carries:
- the rlmF gene encoding 23S rRNA (adenine(1618)-N(6))-methyltransferase RlmF: MSAQKPGLHPRNRHNGRYDLATLCQVTPELTQFLTLTPGGEQSVDFANPQAVKALNKALLAHFYAVKNWDIPDGFLCPPVPGRADYIHHLADLLGETSGTIPANASILDIGVGANCIHPLIGVHEYGWRFTGSESSSEAFNSAQAIINGNPGLTRAIRLRRQKDASAIFNGIIHKNEQYEATLCNPPFHDSAASARAGSERKRRNLGQDKDDALNFGGQQQELWCEGGEVAFIKKMIVESQAFGRQVMWFTTLVSRGENLPPLYHALTDAGAVKVVKKEMAQGQKQSRFIAWTFMDNDQRRRFMARKR